The following proteins come from a genomic window of Penaeus vannamei isolate JL-2024 unplaced genomic scaffold, ASM4276789v1 unanchor455, whole genome shotgun sequence:
- the LOC138861003 gene encoding nascent polypeptide-associated complex subunit alpha, muscle-specific form-like — protein sequence MAFVDCPGGLGLKKLFPAGKIFYDWTLNGTKIYEYKHRSTVSFIMSDKYVGTWECRPNIFGTQARTFPRATYLDIEYRRHQDPDLFPKFTPSEDEFWARQLTFDDGSGMDETIDDESVDESSIVAPSSMPPHPSSPEASTSPSASPAAPVGPPAAPVGPPAAPVGPPAAPVGPPAAPVGPPAAPVGPPAAPVGPPAAPVGPPAAPVGPPAAPVGPPAAPVGPPAAPVGPPAAPVGPPAAPVGPSAAPVGPSAAPVGPSAAPVGPPAAPVGPPAAPVGPPAAPVGPSAAPGGPSAAPVGPSAAPVGSPAAPVGSPAAPVGSPAAPVGSPAAPVGSPAAPVGPSAAPVGPSAAPVGPSAAPVGPPAAPVGPSAAPVGPSAAPVGPSAAPVGSPAAPVGSPAAPVGSPAAPVGSPAAPVGPSAAPVGPSAAPVGPSAAPVGPSAAPVGPSAAPVGPSAAPVGPSAAPVGPSAAPVGPPAAPVGPPAAPVGPPAAPVGPPAAPVGPPAAPVGPPAAPVGPPAAPVGPPAAPVGPPAAPVGPPASPAAPAAPVGPPAPPAPPAPPAAPAPPGPIPGPVNPEGQVAKEGSAAPAGNAVKRQGKRVERAIKGKPRGVNRGLDITVKKKTAWQKFKGIF from the exons TACGAATACAAACATCGTTCAACAGTATCTTTCATAATGTCAGACAAATATGTTGGGACTTGGGAGTGCAGACCGAATATTTTTGGCACGCAGGCGAGGACTTTTCCTCGGGCGACTTACCTGGACATAGAGTATCGTCGTCACCAAGACCCAGACCTGTTCCCGAAGTTCACACCCAGCGAGGACGAGTTCTGGGCGAG ACAGTTAACATTTGATGACGGTAGTGGTATGGATGAGACAATTGATGATGAATCAGTTGATGAATCATCAATTGTTGCCCCCTCCTCgatgcccccccacccctccagcccTGAGGCTTCTACTTCCCCCTCGGCATCCCCTGCAGCCCCTGTAGGCCCCCCTGCAGCCCCTGTAGGCCCCCCTGCAGCCCCTGTAGGCCCCCCTGCAGCCCCTGTAGGCCCCCCTGCAGCCCCTGTAGGCCCCCCTGCAGCCCCTGTAGGCCCCCCTGCAGCCCCTGTAGGCCCCCCTGCAGCCCCTGTAGGCCCCCCTGCAGCCCCTGTAGGCCCCCCTGCAGCCCCTGTAGGCCCCCCTGCAGCCCCTGTAGGCCCCCCTGCAGCCCCTGTAGGCCCCCCTGCAGCCCCTGTAGGCCCCCCTGCAGCCCCTGTAGGCCCCTCTGCAGCCCCTGTAGGCCCCTCTGCAGCCCCTGTAGGCCCCTCTGCAGCCCCTGTAGGCCCCCCTGCAGCCCCTGTAGGCCCCCCTGCAGCCCCTGTAGGCCCCCCTGCAGCCCCTGTAGGCCCCTCTGCAGCCCCTGGAGGCCCCTCTGCAGCCCCTGTAGGCCCCTCTGCAGCCCCTGTAGGCTCCCCTGCAGCCCCTGTAGGCTCCCCTGCAGCCCCTGTAGGCTCCCCTGCAGCCCCTGTAGGCTCCCCTGCAGCCCCTGTAGGCTCCCCTGCAGCCCCTGTAGGCCCCTCTGCAGCCCCTGTAGGCCCCTCTGCAGCCCCTGTAGGCCCCTCTGCAGCCCCTGTAGGCCCCCCTGCCGCCCCTGTAGGCCCCTCTGCAGCCCCTGTAGGCCCCTCTGCAGCCCCTGTAGGCCCCTCTGCAGCCCCTGTAGGCTCCCCTGCAGCCCCTGTAGGCTCCCCTGCAGCCCCTGTAGGCTCCCCTGCAGCCCCTGTAGGCTCCCCTGCAGCCCCTGTAGGCCCCTCTGCAGCCCCTGTAGGCCCCTCTGCAGCCCCTGTAGGCCCCTCTGCAGCCCCTGTAGGCCCCTCTGCAGCCCCTGTAGGCCCCTCTGCAGCCCCTGTAGGCCCCTCTGCAGCCCCTGTAGGCCCCTCTGCAGCCCCTGTAGGCCCCTCTGCAGCCCCTGTAGGCCCCCCTGCAGCCCCTGTAGGCCCCCCTGCAGCCCCTGTAGGCCCCCCTGCAGCCCCTGTAGGCCCCCCTGCAGCCCCTGTAGGCCCCCCTGCAGCCCCTGTAGGCCCCCCTGCAGCCCCTGTAGGCCCCCCTGCAGCCCCTGTAGGCCCCCCTGCAGCCCCTGTAGGCCCCCCTGCAGCCCCTGTAggcccccctgcctcccctgcagcccctgcagcccctgtaggcccccctgccccccctgccccccctgccccccctgcaGCCCCTGCCCCGCCCGGTCCAATCCCTGGCCCTGTCAACCCTGAAGGCCAGGTGGCTAAGGAAGGGTCGGCCGCACCAGCTGGGAACGCTGTCAAAAGGCAAGGCAAGCGCGTGGAACGCGCGATTAAGGGCAAGCCAAGGGGGGTAAATCGGGGTCTTGATATCACAGTCAAGAAGAAAACCGCCTGGCAAAAGTTCAAGGGGATATTTTAA